A part of Oncorhynchus gorbuscha isolate QuinsamMale2020 ecotype Even-year linkage group LG09, OgorEven_v1.0, whole genome shotgun sequence genomic DNA contains:
- the insig2 gene encoding LOW QUALITY PROTEIN: insulin-induced gene 2 protein (The sequence of the model RefSeq protein was modified relative to this genomic sequence to represent the inferred CDS: inserted 2 bases in 1 codon) translates to MADSTVVSDQQRSGTVQTDPSRGPYIAVITNRSTTLVIRGFMLFSIGVFLALVLNLLQVQRNVTLFPPDVISSIFSSAWWVPPCCGTASAIIGLLYPCIDCRLGEPHKFKREWSSVMRCVAVFVGINHASAKVDFANNVQLSLTLAALSIGLWWTFDRSRSGFGLGVVIALLATLSTQLLVYNGVFQYTSPDFLYIRSWLPCIFFAGVITMGNXGRQLALYECKLMSEKTHQD, encoded by the exons ATGGCCGACTCCACAGTAGTCAGCGACCAGCAGCGGTCTGGGACGGTGCAAACCGATCCTTCCAGAGGACCATACATTGCAGTGATCACCAACAGAAGCACCACCCTGGTGATCCGTGGGTTCATGCTGTTCTCTATAGGAGTTTTCCTGGCTCTGGTGCTCAACCTGCTGCAG GTACAGAGGAACGTCACTCTGTTCCCGCCTGATGTCATTAGTAGCATCTTCTCATCAGCCTGGTGGGTGCCGCCCTGCTGTGGGACCGcctcag caATAATCGGTCTGTTGTATCCATGCATTGACTGCCGGCTCGGCGAGCCCCACAAGTTCAAGCGGGAGTGGTCCAGTGTGATGCGCTGTGTGGCCGTGTTCGTGGGCATCAACCATGCCAGTGCT AAAGTGGACTTTGCGAACAACGTGCAGCTGTCCCTGACGCTGGCGGCCCTGTCCATCGGCCTGTGGTGGACATTTGACCGGTCTCGCTCTGGCTTTGGCCTGGGGGTGGTCATCGCCCTGCTGGCCACACTATCCACTCAGCTCCTGGTCTACAACGGAGTCTTTCA GTATACCTCTCCAGATTTTCTGTACATTCGCTCCTGGTTACCTTGCATCTTCTTCGCTGGTGTGATAACCATGGGAAA AGGACGACAGCTAGCCCTG TACGAATGCAAACTTATGTCAGAAAAGACTCATCAAGACTGA